The Heliangelus exortis chromosome 26, bHelExo1.hap1, whole genome shotgun sequence genome window below encodes:
- the BUD13 gene encoding BUD13 homolog isoform X1, with amino-acid sequence MEPPCEPPARGPAHRRASHAPGAGWPRPSGSLCPAHRVPGSASLVCDVSSGRQAGSMAAAGLSKAEYLRRYLSGPPGPEPAQPRRRRKKKPPGGAGRNGMRIVDDDVSWSSIAAAQEKEEEEDEGDMPVVAEFIDERPDEVKLMEEFRTNAKWKLLGDQNEDSQSSDTSGPAPSASRRQRHDSPDSSPGEGLPHSSLDLSPPRRPRHDSPDLSPPRRERSSSQNPRPARQHHRGSTDPSPPRRPRHDSPDLSPPRRPRHDSPDLSPPRRPRHDSPDLSPPRRERSSSQNPRPARQHHRGSTDPSPPRRPRHDSPDMSPPRRPRHDSPDLSPPRRKLEGSSDPSPPRRHRHDSPDPSPSRGGGRGCRPPSKLQAGGSRGEQPHPGPPKKPPRRPPTPDLSPPRRKRPGSDPELSPPRRKRTGSPGGGTRPSRTKGASPATRRPRPMSPPQRGLRQDSSSPSPPRGGSGAPLQPPPPSSSSDSDLSPPRRALPPLREQQQRSRSPPELLPGGSPKKENVVVPGMKAGLVSAEVLRREQEELRRLERSTRHLEEESRHSQTVFRDKSGRKRDLAREQLEQRQREEKNSQRDEQYAKWGKGLAQGKQQQQNLEEALKEMQKPLARYIDDQDLDQMLREQEREGDPMAEFIKKRKAKESREKKEKPRYKGPAPPLNRFNIWPGHRWDGVDRSNGFEQQRFARMANKKAVQEMAYKWSVEDM; translated from the exons ATGGAGCCACCGTGTGAACCGCCTGCTCGTGGCCCCGCCCACCGCCGCGCAAGCCACGCCCCCGGAGCGGGTTGGCCACGCCCATCGGGCAGTCTGTGCCCCGCCCATCGTGTCCCTGGCTCCGCGTCGCTGGTTTGTGACGTCAGTTCCGGGCGACAGGCGGGCAGcatggcggcggcggggctGTCGAAAGCCGAGTACCTGCGGCGGTACCTGAGCGGCCCTCCCGGCCCCGAGCCCGCAcagccccgccgccgccgcaaGAAGAAACCCCCGGGCGGTGCGGGCCGGAACGG GATGCGGATCGTGGATGACGATGTCAGCTGGAGCAGCATCGCTGCGGcccaggagaaggaggaggaggaggacgaagGGGACATGCCCGTG GTGGCAGAATTCATCGATGAGCGTCCCGATGAGGTGAAGCTCATGGAGGAATTCCGGACAAACGCCAAGTGGAAGCTGTTaggag ACCAGAATGAAGACTCACAGAGTTCAGACACCTCGGGTCCTGCTCCATCAGCCTCCAG GCGGCAGCGCCACGACTCCCCTGACAGCTCCCCTGGGGAGGGGCTGCCACACAGCTCCCTGGATCTGTCACCCCCCCGGAGACCCCGGCATGACTCCCCGGATCTGTCACCCcccaggagagagagaagcagctccCAGAACCCCCGGCCAGCCCGGCAGCACCACCGGGGCTCCACGGACCCCTCACCCCCCAGGAGACCCCGACACGACTCCCCGGATCTGTCACCCCCCAGGAGACCCCGACACGACTCCCCAGATCTGTCACCCCCCAGGAGACCCCGACACGACTCCCCAGATCTGTCACCCcccaggagagagagaagcagctccCAGAACCCCCGGCCAGCCCGGCAGCACCACCGGGGCTCCACGGACCCCTCACCCCCCAGGAGACCCCGACACGACTCCCCGGATATGTCACCCCCCAGGAGACCCCGACACGACTCCCCAGATCTGTCACCCCCCAGGAGGAAGCTCGAAGGCTCCTCAGACCCCTCCCCCCCTCGGCGCCACCGTCACGActccccagacccctccccctccaggggtggggggaggggcTGCAGACCCCCCAGcaagctgcaggcaggggggtCCCGGGGAGAGCAGCCCCATCCAGGCCCCCCCAAGAAGCCCCCCAGGCGCCCCCCAACCCCAGACCTCTCCCCCCCACGCAGGAAGCGCCCTGGTTCTGACCCAGAGCTGTCCCCACCCCGCAGGAAGAGGACTGGGTCACCCGGGGGAGGGACCAGGCCCAGCAGAACCAAAG GTGCTTCCCCAGCCACCAGGAGGCCGAGGCCGATGTCCCCACCACAGAGGGGCCTGAGACAGGACTccagctccccctccccaccccgggggggctcaggggctcccctgcagcctcctccccccagcagctcctcagacTCAGATTTATCCCCCCCCCGACGGGCTCTGCCCCccctcagggagcagcagcaacGCTCCAGGAGCCCCCCTGAGCTCCTTCCTGGGGGGTCTCCCAAGAAG gagaatgtGGTGGTTCCTGGGATGAAAGCCGGGCTGGTGTCAGCTGAGGTgctgaggagggagcaggaggagctccggaggctggagaggagcacCAGGCACTTGGAAG agGAATCCAGGCATTCCCAGACCGTGTTCCGGGACAAGTCGGGCCGGAAGCGGGACCTGGCCcgggagcagctggagcagaggcagagagaggagaaaaattccCAGAGGGATGAGCAGTATGCCAAGTGGGGCAAGGG gctggcacagggcaagcagcagcagcagaacctggAGGAGGCCCTGAAGGAGATGCAGAAGCCCCTGGCCAGGTACATTGATGACCAGGACCTGGATCAGATGCTGAGGgaacaggagagagaaggagaccCCATGGCTGAGTTcatcaagaaaaggaaagccaaagagagcagagaaaagaaag AAAAACCCCGGTACAAGGGACCAGCCCCTCCCCTCAACAGGTTCAACATCTGGCCCGGGCATCGCTGGGATGGTGTGGACAG GTCCAACGGGTTCGAGCAGCAGCGCTTTGCCAGGATGGCCAACAAGAAGGCAGTGCAGGAGATGGCCTACAAGTGGAGTGTGGAGGACATGTAG
- the BUD13 gene encoding BUD13 homolog isoform X2 codes for MEEFRTNAKWKLLGDQNEDSQSSDTSGPAPSASRRQRHDSPDSSPGEGLPHSSLDLSPPRRPRHDSPDLSPPRRERSSSQNPRPARQHHRGSTDPSPPRRPRHDSPDLSPPRRPRHDSPDLSPPRRPRHDSPDLSPPRRERSSSQNPRPARQHHRGSTDPSPPRRPRHDSPDMSPPRRPRHDSPDLSPPRRKLEGSSDPSPPRRHRHDSPDPSPSRGGGRGCRPPSKLQAGGSRGEQPHPGPPKKPPRRPPTPDLSPPRRKRPGSDPELSPPRRKRTGSPGGGTRPSRTKGASPATRRPRPMSPPQRGLRQDSSSPSPPRGGSGAPLQPPPPSSSSDSDLSPPRRALPPLREQQQRSRSPPELLPGGSPKKENVVVPGMKAGLVSAEVLRREQEELRRLERSTRHLEEESRHSQTVFRDKSGRKRDLAREQLEQRQREEKNSQRDEQYAKWGKGLAQGKQQQQNLEEALKEMQKPLARYIDDQDLDQMLREQEREGDPMAEFIKKRKAKESREKKEKPRYKGPAPPLNRFNIWPGHRWDGVDRSNGFEQQRFARMANKKAVQEMAYKWSVEDM; via the exons ATGGAGGAATTCCGGACAAACGCCAAGTGGAAGCTGTTaggag ACCAGAATGAAGACTCACAGAGTTCAGACACCTCGGGTCCTGCTCCATCAGCCTCCAG GCGGCAGCGCCACGACTCCCCTGACAGCTCCCCTGGGGAGGGGCTGCCACACAGCTCCCTGGATCTGTCACCCCCCCGGAGACCCCGGCATGACTCCCCGGATCTGTCACCCcccaggagagagagaagcagctccCAGAACCCCCGGCCAGCCCGGCAGCACCACCGGGGCTCCACGGACCCCTCACCCCCCAGGAGACCCCGACACGACTCCCCGGATCTGTCACCCCCCAGGAGACCCCGACACGACTCCCCAGATCTGTCACCCCCCAGGAGACCCCGACACGACTCCCCAGATCTGTCACCCcccaggagagagagaagcagctccCAGAACCCCCGGCCAGCCCGGCAGCACCACCGGGGCTCCACGGACCCCTCACCCCCCAGGAGACCCCGACACGACTCCCCGGATATGTCACCCCCCAGGAGACCCCGACACGACTCCCCAGATCTGTCACCCCCCAGGAGGAAGCTCGAAGGCTCCTCAGACCCCTCCCCCCCTCGGCGCCACCGTCACGActccccagacccctccccctccaggggtggggggaggggcTGCAGACCCCCCAGcaagctgcaggcaggggggtCCCGGGGAGAGCAGCCCCATCCAGGCCCCCCCAAGAAGCCCCCCAGGCGCCCCCCAACCCCAGACCTCTCCCCCCCACGCAGGAAGCGCCCTGGTTCTGACCCAGAGCTGTCCCCACCCCGCAGGAAGAGGACTGGGTCACCCGGGGGAGGGACCAGGCCCAGCAGAACCAAAG GTGCTTCCCCAGCCACCAGGAGGCCGAGGCCGATGTCCCCACCACAGAGGGGCCTGAGACAGGACTccagctccccctccccaccccgggggggctcaggggctcccctgcagcctcctccccccagcagctcctcagacTCAGATTTATCCCCCCCCCGACGGGCTCTGCCCCccctcagggagcagcagcaacGCTCCAGGAGCCCCCCTGAGCTCCTTCCTGGGGGGTCTCCCAAGAAG gagaatgtGGTGGTTCCTGGGATGAAAGCCGGGCTGGTGTCAGCTGAGGTgctgaggagggagcaggaggagctccggaggctggagaggagcacCAGGCACTTGGAAG agGAATCCAGGCATTCCCAGACCGTGTTCCGGGACAAGTCGGGCCGGAAGCGGGACCTGGCCcgggagcagctggagcagaggcagagagaggagaaaaattccCAGAGGGATGAGCAGTATGCCAAGTGGGGCAAGGG gctggcacagggcaagcagcagcagcagaacctggAGGAGGCCCTGAAGGAGATGCAGAAGCCCCTGGCCAGGTACATTGATGACCAGGACCTGGATCAGATGCTGAGGgaacaggagagagaaggagaccCCATGGCTGAGTTcatcaagaaaaggaaagccaaagagagcagagaaaagaaag AAAAACCCCGGTACAAGGGACCAGCCCCTCCCCTCAACAGGTTCAACATCTGGCCCGGGCATCGCTGGGATGGTGTGGACAG GTCCAACGGGTTCGAGCAGCAGCGCTTTGCCAGGATGGCCAACAAGAAGGCAGTGCAGGAGATGGCCTACAAGTGGAGTGTGGAGGACATGTAG
- the LOC139807656 gene encoding LOW QUALITY PROTEIN: apolipoprotein A-V-like (The sequence of the model RefSeq protein was modified relative to this genomic sequence to represent the inferred CDS: inserted 3 bases in 3 codons), with the protein MALGVALLLALLATFPGGFRAGRAGPXGGWAAPGPPPLLTAALPPPVAPAGPGRSGFWTELIQLTGDKGGSKLGRNVGKPKGSVQDGVGSVGNLLEKVRPLERDPQDTDSLRKVLRRELENLRVKLSPHLDEAQREVGRHLRDLRHRLRPLTRELLDQXSLRWHLVTAELLXGAGEVQRFMSPHAQVTSPPEQLGDTSQPHAPRMVTEIPWHLLPHSPDTPQRLGQHLQEMHRKIQKNLEQLQAQLSPGERPGRAQELSREVQQSVEEFHGDTKLRVRDFSCALHQEAEDMGSRLSDTGHGDTPGGTPGDTAGDTAGDTPRETPGDTPKDTARDRAGDTPGDTPGDTPGDTPGDTPGDTPGDTPRDTPGDTPGDTAEGPPRRQDLQARLLEGAGPQPGHMRDTGGHWGWQRQEDIVAWGPG; encoded by the exons ATGGCTCTCGGGGTTGCGCTTCTCCTCGCCCTCCTGGCCACCTTCCCGGGTGGGTTCCGAGCGGGGCGAGCTGGGC GGGGAGGGTGGGCAGCACCAGGGCCCCCTCCCCTGCTGACCgctgccctcccacccccagtGGCACCGGCCGGACCGGGGCGGAGCGGCTTCTGGACCGAGCTCATCCAGCTGACCGGAGACAAGGGCGGCTCCAAGCTGGGCAGGAACGTGGG GAAACCGAAGGGAAGCGTCCAGGATGGGGTGGGCTCCGTGGGGAACCTCCTGGAGAAGGTGAGACCCCTGGAGAGGGACCCCCAGGACACGGACAGCCTGCGGAAGGTGCtgaggagggagctggagaaCCTGCGGGTGAAGCTGTCCCCGCACCTGGACGAAGCCCAGCGGGAGGTGGGGAGGCACCTGCGGGATCTCCGGCACCGCCTGCGTCCCCTCACCCGGGAGCTGCTGGATC TGTCCCTGCGGTGGCACCTGGTGACAGCCGAgctcc ggggtgctggtgagGTCCAGAGGTTCATGTCCCCCCACGCCCAGGTCACCTCCCCCCCCGAGCAGCTgggggacacctcccagccccaCGCCCCGCGGATGGTGACAGAGATCCCGTGGCACCTCCTCCCGCACAGCCCCGACACCCCGCAGCGGCTCggccagcacctccaggagatGCACAGGAAGATCCAGAAGaacctggagcagctgcaggctcAGCTGAGCCCGGGAGAGCGTCCGGGCCGTGCCCAGGAGCTGTCCCGGGAGGTGCAGCAGAGCGTGGAGGAATTCCACGGGGACACCAAGCTGAGGGTGAGGGActtcagctgtgccctgcaccAGGAGGCGGAGGACATGGGGAGCAGGCTGTCAGACACCGGTCACGGGGACACACCCGGGGGGACACCCGGGGACACagcaggggacacagctggggacaCACCCAGGGAGACACCCGGGGATACACCCAAGGACACAGCCAGGGACAGAGCCGGGGACACACCCGGGGACACACCTGGGGACACACCTGGGGACACACCCGGGGACACACCCGGGGACACACCCGGGGACACACCCAGGGACACACCTGGGGACACACCCGGGGACACAGCCGAGGGGCCGCCCCGACGCCAGGACCTGCAGGCCCGGCTCCTGGAGGGAGCTGGCCCGCAGCCTGGCCACATGAGGGACACCGGGGGACACTGGGggtggcagaggcaggaggacaTTG TGGCGTGGGGACCCGGGTAG
- the ZPR1 gene encoding zinc finger protein ZPR1 isoform X1 yields MSALGALEAAGGAGGAALFRPLSAEDGEQRPAEIESLCMNCYRNGVTRLLLTRIPFFKEIIVSSFACDSCSWSNTEIQSAGRIQEQGVCYSLAVTSRQDMNREVVKTDSATARIPELDFEIPAFTQKGVLTTIEGIIDRALAGLEQDQPLRRETDEEVARKIEEFIRRLRQLKEVHSPFTFILDDPSGNSFVENPHAPRKDEALVVTHYRRSPQQAAMLGLEGEEVAEKAADPAEDLRNEVLQFNTNCPECNAPASTNMKLVQIPHFKEVIIMATACDTCGHRTNEVKSGGAIEPQGTRITLRITDPSDMTRDILKSETCSVEIPELEFELGMGALGGKFTTLEGLLKDIRELVERNPFTLGDSSAPSKAEKLQEFVGKLQEIIEGRRNVHFIMDDPAGNSYLQNVYAPEEDPELRVERYERSFDQNEELGLNDMRTEGYETPAR; encoded by the exons ATGTCGGCGCTGGGAGCGCTggaggcggcgggcggggccgggggggccGCGCTGTTCCGTCCCCTGAGCGCCGAGGACGGGGAGCAGCGGCCCGCGGAGATCGAGTCCCTGTGCATGAACTGTTACCGCAAC GGGGTGACACGGCTCCTGCTCACCAGGATCCCCTTCTTCAAAGAGATCATCGTCAGCTCCTTTGCCTGCgacagctgctcctggtccAACACTGAGATCCAGTCTGCTGGGAGGATCCAGGAGCAGGGGGTGTGCTACAGCCTGGCTGTCACCTCCCGGCAG GACATGaacagggaggtggtgaagaCCGACAGTGCCACGGCTCGGATCCCTGAGCTGGACTTTGAGATCCCTGCCTTCACCCAGAAGGGAG TCCTGACCACCATTGAGGGGATCAttgacagagccctggctgggctggagcaggaccAGCCCCTCCGCAGG GAAACTGATGAGGAGGTGGCCAGGAAGATCGAGGAGTTCATCAGGAGGCTGAGGCAGCTCAAGGAAGTGCATTCCCCCTTCACCTTT atCTTGGACGACCCCTCAGGGAACAGCTTTGTGGAGAACCCCCACGCCCCACGGAAGGACGAGGCCCTGGTGGTCACTCACTACAGGAGGAGCCCCCAGCAGGCAGccatgctggggctggag GGTGAGGAGGTggctgagaaagcagcagatcCTGCAGAGGACCTGAGGAACGAG gTGCTGCAGTTCAACACCAACTGCCCCGAGTGCAACGCTCCAGCCAGCACCAACATGAAGTTAGTTC AAATCCCCCACTTCAAGGAGGTGATCATCATGGCCACTGCCTGTGACACCTGTGGGCACAGAACCAACGAG GTGAAGTCTGGAGGAGCCATCGAGCCCCAGGGCACCAGGATCACCCTGCGGATCACAGACCCCTCTGACATGACCCGGGACATCCTGAAG TCAGAAACCTGCAGCGTGGAGATCCCTGAGCTGGAGTTTGAGCTGGGGatgggagcactgggggggaAATTCACCACACTGGAGGGGCTGCTGAAGGACATCAGGGAGCTG GTGGAGAGGAACCCCTTCACCCTGGGGGACAGCTCTGCCCCCAGCAAagctgagaagctgcaggagTTTGTGGGGAagctgcaggag ATCATCGAGGGGAGGAGGAACGTTCACTTCATCATGGATGACCCTGCAGGCAACAGCTACCTCCAG aATGTCTACGCCCCGGAGGAGGACCCGGAGCTGCGAGTGGAACGCTACGAGCGGAGCTTTGACCAGAAcgaggagctggggctgaacGACATGAGAACCGAGGGCTACGAGACCCCCGCCCGCTAG
- the ZPR1 gene encoding zinc finger protein ZPR1 isoform X2 has product MSALGALEAAGGAGGAALFRPLSAEDGEQRPAEIESLCMNCYRNGVTRLLLTRIPFFKEIIVSSFACDSCSWSNTEIQSAGRIQEQGVCYSLAVTSRQDMNREVVKTDSATARIPELDFEIPAFTQKGVLTTIEGIIDRALAGLEQDQPLRRETDEEVARKIEEFIRRLRQLKEVHSPFTFILDDPSGNSFVENPHAPRKDEALVVTHYRRSPQQAAMLGLEVLQFNTNCPECNAPASTNMKLVQIPHFKEVIIMATACDTCGHRTNEVKSGGAIEPQGTRITLRITDPSDMTRDILKSETCSVEIPELEFELGMGALGGKFTTLEGLLKDIRELVERNPFTLGDSSAPSKAEKLQEFVGKLQEIIEGRRNVHFIMDDPAGNSYLQNVYAPEEDPELRVERYERSFDQNEELGLNDMRTEGYETPAR; this is encoded by the exons ATGTCGGCGCTGGGAGCGCTggaggcggcgggcggggccgggggggccGCGCTGTTCCGTCCCCTGAGCGCCGAGGACGGGGAGCAGCGGCCCGCGGAGATCGAGTCCCTGTGCATGAACTGTTACCGCAAC GGGGTGACACGGCTCCTGCTCACCAGGATCCCCTTCTTCAAAGAGATCATCGTCAGCTCCTTTGCCTGCgacagctgctcctggtccAACACTGAGATCCAGTCTGCTGGGAGGATCCAGGAGCAGGGGGTGTGCTACAGCCTGGCTGTCACCTCCCGGCAG GACATGaacagggaggtggtgaagaCCGACAGTGCCACGGCTCGGATCCCTGAGCTGGACTTTGAGATCCCTGCCTTCACCCAGAAGGGAG TCCTGACCACCATTGAGGGGATCAttgacagagccctggctgggctggagcaggaccAGCCCCTCCGCAGG GAAACTGATGAGGAGGTGGCCAGGAAGATCGAGGAGTTCATCAGGAGGCTGAGGCAGCTCAAGGAAGTGCATTCCCCCTTCACCTTT atCTTGGACGACCCCTCAGGGAACAGCTTTGTGGAGAACCCCCACGCCCCACGGAAGGACGAGGCCCTGGTGGTCACTCACTACAGGAGGAGCCCCCAGCAGGCAGccatgctggggctggag gTGCTGCAGTTCAACACCAACTGCCCCGAGTGCAACGCTCCAGCCAGCACCAACATGAAGTTAGTTC AAATCCCCCACTTCAAGGAGGTGATCATCATGGCCACTGCCTGTGACACCTGTGGGCACAGAACCAACGAG GTGAAGTCTGGAGGAGCCATCGAGCCCCAGGGCACCAGGATCACCCTGCGGATCACAGACCCCTCTGACATGACCCGGGACATCCTGAAG TCAGAAACCTGCAGCGTGGAGATCCCTGAGCTGGAGTTTGAGCTGGGGatgggagcactgggggggaAATTCACCACACTGGAGGGGCTGCTGAAGGACATCAGGGAGCTG GTGGAGAGGAACCCCTTCACCCTGGGGGACAGCTCTGCCCCCAGCAAagctgagaagctgcaggagTTTGTGGGGAagctgcaggag ATCATCGAGGGGAGGAGGAACGTTCACTTCATCATGGATGACCCTGCAGGCAACAGCTACCTCCAG aATGTCTACGCCCCGGAGGAGGACCCGGAGCTGCGAGTGGAACGCTACGAGCGGAGCTTTGACCAGAAcgaggagctggggctgaacGACATGAGAACCGAGGGCTACGAGACCCCCGCCCGCTAG
- the ZPR1 gene encoding zinc finger protein ZPR1 isoform X3, with translation MSALGALEAAGGAGGAALFRPLSAEDGEQRPAEIESLCMNCYRNGVTRLLLTRIPFFKEIIVSSFACDSCSWSNTEIQSAGRIQEQGVCYSLAVTSRQDMNREVVKTDSATARIPELDFEIPAFTQKGVLTTIEGIIDRALAGLEQDQPLRRETDEEVARKIEEFIRRLRQLKEVHSPFTFILDDPSGNSFVENPHAPRKDEALVVTHYRRSPQQAAMLGLEGEEVAEKAADPAEDLRNEVLQFNTNCPECNAPASTNMKLVQIPHFKEVIIMATACDTCGHRTNEVKSGGAIEPQGTRITLRITDPSDMTRDILKSETCSVEIPELEFELGMGALGGKFTTLEGLLKDIRELIIEGRRNVHFIMDDPAGNSYLQNVYAPEEDPELRVERYERSFDQNEELGLNDMRTEGYETPAR, from the exons ATGTCGGCGCTGGGAGCGCTggaggcggcgggcggggccgggggggccGCGCTGTTCCGTCCCCTGAGCGCCGAGGACGGGGAGCAGCGGCCCGCGGAGATCGAGTCCCTGTGCATGAACTGTTACCGCAAC GGGGTGACACGGCTCCTGCTCACCAGGATCCCCTTCTTCAAAGAGATCATCGTCAGCTCCTTTGCCTGCgacagctgctcctggtccAACACTGAGATCCAGTCTGCTGGGAGGATCCAGGAGCAGGGGGTGTGCTACAGCCTGGCTGTCACCTCCCGGCAG GACATGaacagggaggtggtgaagaCCGACAGTGCCACGGCTCGGATCCCTGAGCTGGACTTTGAGATCCCTGCCTTCACCCAGAAGGGAG TCCTGACCACCATTGAGGGGATCAttgacagagccctggctgggctggagcaggaccAGCCCCTCCGCAGG GAAACTGATGAGGAGGTGGCCAGGAAGATCGAGGAGTTCATCAGGAGGCTGAGGCAGCTCAAGGAAGTGCATTCCCCCTTCACCTTT atCTTGGACGACCCCTCAGGGAACAGCTTTGTGGAGAACCCCCACGCCCCACGGAAGGACGAGGCCCTGGTGGTCACTCACTACAGGAGGAGCCCCCAGCAGGCAGccatgctggggctggag GGTGAGGAGGTggctgagaaagcagcagatcCTGCAGAGGACCTGAGGAACGAG gTGCTGCAGTTCAACACCAACTGCCCCGAGTGCAACGCTCCAGCCAGCACCAACATGAAGTTAGTTC AAATCCCCCACTTCAAGGAGGTGATCATCATGGCCACTGCCTGTGACACCTGTGGGCACAGAACCAACGAG GTGAAGTCTGGAGGAGCCATCGAGCCCCAGGGCACCAGGATCACCCTGCGGATCACAGACCCCTCTGACATGACCCGGGACATCCTGAAG TCAGAAACCTGCAGCGTGGAGATCCCTGAGCTGGAGTTTGAGCTGGGGatgggagcactgggggggaAATTCACCACACTGGAGGGGCTGCTGAAGGACATCAGGGAGCTG ATCATCGAGGGGAGGAGGAACGTTCACTTCATCATGGATGACCCTGCAGGCAACAGCTACCTCCAG aATGTCTACGCCCCGGAGGAGGACCCGGAGCTGCGAGTGGAACGCTACGAGCGGAGCTTTGACCAGAAcgaggagctggggctgaacGACATGAGAACCGAGGGCTACGAGACCCCCGCCCGCTAG